The sequence GCATCTACGGCATCTGTCTGCGCGGCAAGGCCGGCTGGGGCGAGAACATGGCGTTCCTCACCTCGATGAACAATTCCATGGGCGGCGCCTGGTTCGACATGGAGTGGAAGCCGCTCTTCAACGGCCCCGCCTGGAAGAAGACGCTCGATACCTATCTCAACCTGATGAAGAAATACGGCCCGCCCGGTGCTTCCTCCAACGGATTCAATGAGAATCTGGCGCTGTTCCAGACCGGCAAATGCGGCATGTGGATCGACGCCACGGTGGCGGCGTCCTTCATCTCCGATCCGAAGGAATCGCAGGTGGCCGACAAGGTCGGCTTCGCCCCGGCGCCGGTGCGCAAGGGCGGCAGCAATCACGGCAACTGGCTGTGGTCGTGGAACCTCGCCATTCCGGCGACCACTGCCAAGGCCGAAGCCGCCAAGACCTTCGTCGCCTGGGCGACCTCGCCGGCCTATACCAAGCTGGTGGCGGAGAAGGACGGCATCGCCAATGTGCCGCCGGGCACCCGCACCTCGCTCTACAAGAACCCGGAATATCTGAAGGTCGCGCCCTTCGCGCAGATGACGCTGACCGCCATCGAGTCGGCCAACACCCAGAAGCCGTCCGACCAGCCGGTGCCCTATACCGGCGGGCAGTTCGTCGCCATCCCTGAATTCCAGGCGATCGGCACGGCGGTGGGCCAGCAATTCTCCGCCGCCCTCGCCGGCACCGCGACCGCCGACCAGGCGCTCGCCGCCGCGCAGGCGCTCACAACCCGTGAGATGACCCGCGCCGGCTATCCCAAGAAGTAGCGCTCTCGCGGCCGTCGCTCCGGCGAAGGTCGGCCCGCTTCGCCCGGCGCCCGCCCGCGCCGGGCTGTTTCCCGGCACGGCGTGGGTGTCTCCCGCTTCCGCGCCGTGCCGGGACTTCCCACCCGTGGCGGGTTCGCGCGGTGGCACGGCGCCGGACGCGCCCTTATCTCGCTTTTCCGTTCCCCCGAGCCCCGGCGCCCGCGCCGCAGGCCGCTCGGTCAAGGGAGACCCACATGGCGACACAAGCCTCGCGCATGGCCGGCCGGCTGATGCTCTCCCCGGCGGTGCTGCTGCTGTTCCTCTGGATGATCGTGCCGCTGGGCATGACCATCTACTTCTCCTTCCTGCGCTTCAACTTGCTGATGCCGGGAATGGAGGAGTTCACCGGCTTCGAGAACTACAGCTATTTCTTCACCGACCCCGCCTTCTGGCCGGCGCTGGTCAACACGCTGGTCCTGGTGCTGGGCGTGCTGGCGATCACGGTGATCGGCGGCGTGGCGCTGGCTGTGCTGCTCGACCAGCCGATGTGGGGGCAGGGGATGGTGCGCATCCTCGTCATCGCACCCTTCTTCGTCATGCCGAGCGTGTCGGCGCTGGTGTGGAAGAACATGCTGATGAACCCGGTGAACGGGCTGTTCGCGGCGCTGGCGCGCGGGCTCGGCCTGCCGCCCATCGACTTCTTCGCCACGGCGCCGCTCGCCTCCATCACCGCCATCGTCGCCTGGCAATGGCTGCCCTTCGCGACGCTGATCCTGTTCACCGCGCTGCAGAGCCTCGACCGCGAGCAGATGGAAGCGGCGGAGATGGATGGCGCCGGTCCGGTCTGGCGCTTCATTCACCTCACTTTGCCGCATCTGATGCGGGCGATGACGGTTGTGGTGCTGATCCAGACCATCTTCCTGCTGTCGGTCTTCGCCGAAATCCTCGTCACCACCAATGGCGGACCGGGTACGGCCTCCACCACGCTGACCTTCCTCGTCTACATGCAGTCCATGCTGCAGTTCGATGTCGGCCTCGGCTCGGCCGGCGGCATCGTCGCGGTTCTTCTCGCCAATATCGTCGCGATCTTCCTGATGCGGATGATCGGCAAGAATCTGGAGGCATGAGATGGCACGCGAGGTCTCGAAAGGCCGCAAGGCCGCCGTCACCCTCCTCGCCTGGGGCGTGGCGCTGCTGATCTTCTTCCCCATCCTGTGGACCTTCCTCACCTCGTTCAAGACCGAGGGCGAGGCTATCAACGCGCACCCGTCCTTCCTGTTCTTCGACTGGACGCTGGAAAACTACGAGACGGTCAACCAGCGCTCCGACTATCTCGCGCATTTCTGGAACTCGGTGGTGATCTCGCTCGGCTCAACCTTGCTCGGCCTCATCATCGCCGTGCCGGCGGCGTGGTCCATGGCCTTCGTGCCGGGCAAGCGCACCAAGGACCTCCTGATGTGGATGCTGTCCACCAAGATGCTGCCGGCGGTGGGCGTGCTGGTGCCGCTCTATCTGCTCGCCCGCGATACCGGGCTACTGGACACCAAGACCGGCCTGGTCATCGTGCTCACAATGGTGAACCTGCCGATCATCGTGTGGATGCTCTACACCTACTTCAAGGAAATCCCCGGCGAGATCCTGGAAGCCGCGCGGATGGACGGGGCCAGCCTGTCCTCGGAAATCCTCTATGTACTGACACCCATGGCGGTGCCGGGCATCGCCTCGACGCTGCTGCTCAACGTCATCCTCGCCTGGAACGAGAGCTTCTGGACGTTGAACCTGACGGCGGCCAACGCCGCGCCGCTCACCGCTTTCATCGCCAGCTATTCGAGCCCGGAAGGGCTGTTTTACGCCAAGCTGTCCGCGGCCAGCACCATGGCCATCGCGCCCATCATGATCCTGGGCTGGTTCAGCCAGAAGCAGCTCGTGCGCGGGCTGACCTTCGGCGCCGTGAAATAGGGAGAGTCCCATGGGCGAGATCGTTCTTTCCGAGGTCCGCAAATCTTTCGGCGGCGTGTCGATCATCCAGGGGATCGACCTCGTCATTCCCGATGGCGAGTTCGTGGTGTTCGTCGGCCCCTCCGGCTGCGGCAAGTCCACCCTGCTGCGCCTGATCGCCGGGCTGGAGGATACTTCCTCCGGCACCATCTCCATCGACGGCAAGGACGCGACAAAGC is a genomic window of Ancylobacter sp. IITR112 containing:
- a CDS encoding sugar ABC transporter substrate-binding protein encodes the protein MTIAFRPLAGASLLLALMGSASAQTTITVATVNNGDMIRMQRLMPEFNAQHPDIKVNWVTLEENVLRQRVTTDIASKGGQYDVLTIGNYEVPIWAKQGWLMPLENLGADYDQADLLPPVAQGLTVDGKLHAVPFYAESSMLMYRTDLLEKAGLKMPENPDWEFITEAAEKMTDKGAGIYGICLRGKAGWGENMAFLTSMNNSMGGAWFDMEWKPLFNGPAWKKTLDTYLNLMKKYGPPGASSNGFNENLALFQTGKCGMWIDATVAASFISDPKESQVADKVGFAPAPVRKGGSNHGNWLWSWNLAIPATTAKAEAAKTFVAWATSPAYTKLVAEKDGIANVPPGTRTSLYKNPEYLKVAPFAQMTLTAIESANTQKPSDQPVPYTGGQFVAIPEFQAIGTAVGQQFSAALAGTATADQALAAAQALTTREMTRAGYPKK
- a CDS encoding carbohydrate ABC transporter permease is translated as MATQASRMAGRLMLSPAVLLLFLWMIVPLGMTIYFSFLRFNLLMPGMEEFTGFENYSYFFTDPAFWPALVNTLVLVLGVLAITVIGGVALAVLLDQPMWGQGMVRILVIAPFFVMPSVSALVWKNMLMNPVNGLFAALARGLGLPPIDFFATAPLASITAIVAWQWLPFATLILFTALQSLDREQMEAAEMDGAGPVWRFIHLTLPHLMRAMTVVVLIQTIFLLSVFAEILVTTNGGPGTASTTLTFLVYMQSMLQFDVGLGSAGGIVAVLLANIVAIFLMRMIGKNLEA
- a CDS encoding carbohydrate ABC transporter permease; its protein translation is MAREVSKGRKAAVTLLAWGVALLIFFPILWTFLTSFKTEGEAINAHPSFLFFDWTLENYETVNQRSDYLAHFWNSVVISLGSTLLGLIIAVPAAWSMAFVPGKRTKDLLMWMLSTKMLPAVGVLVPLYLLARDTGLLDTKTGLVIVLTMVNLPIIVWMLYTYFKEIPGEILEAARMDGASLSSEILYVLTPMAVPGIASTLLLNVILAWNESFWTLNLTAANAAPLTAFIASYSSPEGLFYAKLSAASTMAIAPIMILGWFSQKQLVRGLTFGAVK